A region from the Halomonas piscis genome encodes:
- a CDS encoding integrase core domain-containing protein: protein MKYRPGFPADGFATLAEAQDWVQQFTEWYNHEHRHSALRYVTPSQRHNGEAKGILAQRREVFEAAKQRHPERWSGDIRKLSLPDVVHLNPERDPVLQAAGF, encoded by the coding sequence CTGAAGTACCGGCCGGGATTCCCCGCCGACGGCTTCGCCACGCTGGCCGAGGCACAAGACTGGGTCCAGCAATTCACCGAGTGGTACAACCATGAGCACCGGCACAGTGCCCTGCGCTACGTCACGCCGAGCCAGCGTCACAACGGCGAGGCCAAAGGCATTCTGGCGCAGCGCCGAGAGGTTTTTGAAGCCGCGAAGCAGCGCCACCCGGAACGGTGGTCAGGTGACATCCGGAAACTCAGCCTGCCGGATGTAGTGCACCTAAATCCCGAACGGGACCCAGTGCTACAGGCCGCAGGATTTTAA